The window TTGTTTCGAGGGGTGCTTGCGCTTTTCTTATTTTGAACTCCATGCAAGGCGTATATTTTACTCTTCTTTAGCTCTCATACTAGGCATTTGTCACTCCTTTTAATGAATTTGCATAGCCTATTACACAACATCGCAATGTTGAAATCGCTAAAAAGGGGTGAAAAAGTTGGATTTATCTGCAGCACACTTTTTATACGGAGTATTTACTCTCGCCATTATTTTAACGATGGTGTTTAAAAAAGGTGTCGTACTCCCAACATTGTTAGGTACGTTTCTAGTGGCCTGGGTGTATGAAGGAAGCATCATTTCAGGTTTTACAGCCATATTTAATGCGAATTTAGTTGCAGCGACTGAATTATTTAATATCTTTCTGATCATTACATTCATGGTGGCCCTTTTACAATCTTTAAAGGAACTTGGTGCTGACCGGAAAATGATTCAACCCATTGAGAAAATGATGACCAATGGACATATTGCTTATTTCATCTTAGTCATTGTGACCTACGTAATTTCTCTATTTTTCTGGCCGACTCCAGCTGTTCCGCTAATTTGTGCTTTATTAGTTCCTGCTGCCATTCGTGCAGGTCTACCTGCTATGACAGCCGCTATTGCGGTGGCACTTGCTGGCCAAGGGATGGCTCTTTCTTCTGACTATATTATTCAGGTAGCTCCAGGACTTTCTGCAAAGGCTGCGGGAGTTGATCAAGGGGTACTTGTTAATAAAACAATGGTTCTTTCCTTGATCACTGGTTTTGTGGCAATAGGAACAGCCTACCTTTTAAATCGAAAATTTATTAGAAAAAAAGGAGATTCAATAGCTGAGGTGGAAATCTCCGCGATTCAAGGTGGAAAAGAAGATATAGAGGATAATGAAGGAAGTTCAGGATACTCTTTCTGGAGTACCGTTTTTGCAGTTATTGTTCCATTAGCCATGTTGGCTGTTATGATTTATATGATCTACTCAAAACTAGGATCAGGAAGAATGGGCGGATTTGAAGGAGGCGATGGTGCTGCCTTTATTGGAGGAGTTGCTGTAATTCTATTGCTTCTTTCAACTGTAGCATTTAAAAAGCATCGTGCATTAGATAAAATTAGTGAACATATAACGGACGGTTTCGTCTTTGCGTTTAAAGCAATGGGACCTGTTATTCCTATTGCAGGATTTTTCTTTTTAGGAAGTTCAGATTTTGCAGGCAGTATACTTTCCGTAGGTGATGATTCAGCTCCAGCGTTTTTATTTGACCTTGTGCAAGCCGGCCAAGACTGGATCCCGCAAAGCACTTTTGTTACAGGATTCAGTTTGTTGATCATTGGAATGATTACGGGGCTTGATGGATCTGGATTTTCTGGTCTTCCTTTGACTGGAGCATTATCTGGAGCATTATCTGGTTCCGGTATAGATCCGGCCACATTGGCAGCCATTGGACAAATGGGATCTATCTGGACAGGTGGCGGTACCATTATAGCATGGTCATCACTAATTGCTATTGCAGGGTTCTGTGGAATTTCCGTTATGGATTTAGTTAGAAAAAATTTCTTTCCTGTTGTTTTAGGGTTAACTATTTCTACAATATTTGCATTGTTGCTTTGGTAAAAAGCTGTTTAGATCAAGATAATAAAAAAGATGATTCCTCTTTCAATTGAGGAATCATCTTTTTTACAAGATAAGTATAAAATTGGTCTAGCTAGCTACAATGAAAAAGCATCATCGAGTAATCTTTCAAGTTTTTGCCCCAAGTAATCGCACAAAGGAAAGCTATTTAGAGCTTCTTCACAGAAACAAGCGATTTTCTTGTTTCGAAGGGCGCTTGCGTTATCTTATTGAATAATATTGTCAAATACGAAGGTTAGTGGCACCTAGATAGACAAACCGCCCTGCTTTATCCAGTAAGGATTTCTTCCTTTGGATAGCGTATTAATTTTGTTGTAGGCGCAGCTATTGAAAATGCTAAAGTTAGGGGCCCGAGTTTTCCAATAAACATGATGCAAATAATCACCAATTTTCCAATTGCCGATAAACTTGCTGTTATTCCCATAGACAAACCTACTGTTCCAAACGCACTTACAACTTCAAAGAAAAGAGCTATAAAACTTTCTCCATACTCTGAAATTGTTAAAATAAACAGGCCTAGAAAAATAATTCCAACTGATAAAATGGAGATAGCTAAAGAGCGAAAAACAGTACCTTGGCTTAAGGCACGTTCAGAAATATCAATATCTTCTTTCCCACGCATATAAGCAGTCGCAGCCAAGGTAATTGCTAGAAATGTGGTGACCTTAATTCCTCCACCAGTTGAGGCACTTCCGGCACCTATAAACATTAAAAAGATAGTAAAAAACAAAGTGGGATCCTGTAAACTTCCAATATCAAGAGTATTGAATCCGGCTGTTCTTGGTGTTACGGCTTGGAAGTACGATGCCCAAAGCTTTTCCCCAAGAGAGAGCGAACCTATTGTATCGGGGTTGCTATATTCCAAAACAAAAAATAGGATCATGGTGAGAAGGTTAATAATAATCGTGCTTTTGATCATTAATTTCGAATGGAGAGACAATTGATGAAATTCTTTTGTTCTCCATAAATCAAATAGGACAGTAAAACCAAGTCCACCAATGATGAATAAGAGTGTAATGATAATATTGATCACTGGATCCCCAACATATCCTGATAAACTATCTGACCAAATAGAAAATCCAGCATTATTAAAGGCAGAGATGGAATGAAAAAAGGCCGCGTATATTGCATCACGCCAACCCAGCATTGGTCCCCACCGGAGCGTTAAAAATATAAAAGCTATTCCCTCAATGATCAGGGAATAAAGTAAAATCCGTTTTACTAATCTAATTAGCCCACCAAGTGAAGTTTGGTTTAATGAATTTCCTACAAGCAATCGTTCTTTTAAACCAATTTTTCTACCTAGCACTAAGAAAATAAAAACAGCAAAGGTCATAATTCCTATTCCTCCTACTTGAATAAGGAAAAGAATGACCATTTGGCCAAAAATAGTAAATGCAGTACCCGTGTCAACTACTACAAGTCCAGTAACTGTCATAGCTGAAGTTGCCGTAAACAAGGAATCCAACCAGCTAATACTACCATGTGTTGCAGCAGGTATTTTTAACAAAATAGTTCCAAAGACAATGAATAAAAGAAAGATTAAGAGTAAAAATTGAGGTGGGCTTATTTTAATAACCTTATTTTTCATCTTTAATGACACCCATTTCCCATTAAGATGGTAGTATCATAACGCTATCTTGAATTGATTTCAATTTAAAGTTTCATGTAAGTAAAAAACTCATAAGAATATACTTATGGAGGGTAAATGATTCATTCTTACTTCCTTGTTTTTTTTGTAGGTGAGCCATCAAAGGGATGGGAAACATAGGAATAGCATTGAAAAATGGTAGGTTAGGGGATGTTTCCTCAGCAAAAACAGGCGAAAAAGCTCATATTTTCAAGGGATGTGAAGGACGAAGTCCGATGAATAAGTTGGGGATGAATCGCCTTCGTACAAGGGATAATCTTAGTTATCTCGATTGTCTGACTGTTCGAGCCCTACTTGTATGAGGTGAAATATAGTTTGAGTAC of the Bacillaceae bacterium S4-13-56 genome contains:
- a CDS encoding TrkH family potassium uptake protein, translating into MKNKVIKISPPQFLLLIFLLFIVFGTILLKIPAATHGSISWLDSLFTATSAMTVTGLVVVDTGTAFTIFGQMVILFLIQVGGIGIMTFAVFIFLVLGRKIGLKERLLVGNSLNQTSLGGLIRLVKRILLYSLIIEGIAFIFLTLRWGPMLGWRDAIYAAFFHSISAFNNAGFSIWSDSLSGYVGDPVINIIITLLFIIGGLGFTVLFDLWRTKEFHQLSLHSKLMIKSTIIINLLTMILFFVLEYSNPDTIGSLSLGEKLWASYFQAVTPRTAGFNTLDIGSLQDPTLFFTIFLMFIGAGSASTGGGIKVTTFLAITLAATAYMRGKEDIDISERALSQGTVFRSLAISILSVGIIFLGLFILTISEYGESFIALFFEVVSAFGTVGLSMGITASLSAIGKLVIICIMFIGKLGPLTLAFSIAAPTTKLIRYPKEEILTG